In Elusimicrobiaceae bacterium, the following are encoded in one genomic region:
- a CDS encoding glycerophosphodiester phosphodiesterase family protein encodes MLYIAHRGAPLLRTENTLPSFKLAAEAGLDWYELDVHLTKDGHLLVHHDYDFTRSAGIDREISELTLPEIRSLAIRRVSAEETEPCRAPTLNEVFEIIPETANVNIEIKNDAGRYPGIERAVADFAARNGHGRIVVSNFNYSSLRIIRSLDPALRLGVLIKTEPFDRALQTALELNAESINISIRFISRERAEQAHAAGLKILVWSISDRPQLEFAAQCGADGVFINDPRLKLPALQR; translated from the coding sequence ACGCTCCCGTCATTTAAGCTGGCGGCCGAAGCGGGGCTGGACTGGTACGAACTGGATGTCCACCTCACCAAAGACGGCCACCTTCTGGTTCACCACGATTACGATTTTACGCGGTCGGCCGGCATTGACCGGGAAATAAGCGAACTGACACTGCCGGAAATCCGCTCGCTCGCTATTCGCCGCGTTTCAGCGGAAGAAACCGAGCCCTGCCGCGCGCCGACTTTAAACGAAGTGTTTGAAATAATTCCCGAAACCGCGAATGTCAATATAGAAATAAAAAACGATGCGGGCCGCTATCCCGGCATCGAACGCGCCGTGGCGGATTTTGCCGCGCGAAACGGGCACGGGCGCATTGTAGTGTCAAATTTCAACTATTCTTCCTTAAGGATTATCCGTTCGCTCGATCCCGCCCTGCGGCTGGGCGTATTGATTAAAACCGAACCGTTTGACCGGGCTTTGCAAACCGCGCTTGAACTGAACGCGGAAAGCATCAACATAAGCATACGCTTTATCTCCCGGGAGAGGGCGGAGCAGGCGCACGCCGCAGGACTGAAAATACTGGTCTGGTCCATCAGCGACCGCCCTCAGCTGGAATTCGCGGCGCAATGCGGCGCGGACGGGGTTTTTATAAATGATCCCCGCCTTAAGCTGCCCGCGCTGCAAAGATAA